In Gemmatimonas sp., one genomic interval encodes:
- a CDS encoding sigma-70 family RNA polymerase sigma factor, producing MHAHRHDDSTETGDPVTFETPSDAALLARLRAGDPAAERQFYDRHVDRVYRLILRMSGRPELAQEWTQDTFLRAFDRLGQFRGDAALSSWLHAIAVSVTLNGLRTLKRREAFAAPLEEATTVAARSTDVGDPDLRTRLKAAIAALPEGTRRVFLMHDVEGFTHEEISDALGCAIGTSKSQLSRAREKLRHALAAFAPHAPLQLGKESA from the coding sequence ATGCATGCGCACCGACATGACGACAGCACGGAAACCGGCGACCCCGTGACCTTCGAGACGCCCTCCGATGCCGCGTTGCTGGCCCGACTCCGGGCCGGCGACCCGGCGGCGGAACGGCAGTTCTACGACCGGCACGTGGACCGGGTGTACCGCCTCATCCTCCGGATGAGCGGACGCCCGGAGCTGGCCCAGGAGTGGACGCAGGACACTTTCCTGCGGGCCTTCGACCGGCTCGGACAGTTCCGCGGGGACGCGGCGCTGAGCAGTTGGCTGCATGCAATTGCCGTGTCGGTCACGCTCAACGGGCTGCGCACGCTCAAACGCCGCGAGGCGTTTGCCGCGCCGCTCGAGGAGGCCACGACGGTGGCTGCCCGCAGCACCGACGTTGGCGACCCGGACCTTCGGACCCGTCTCAAGGCCGCGATCGCCGCGCTTCCGGAGGGCACCCGCCGCGTGTTTCTCATGCACGATGTGGAAGGATTCACGCACGAGGAGATCAGCGACGCGCTCGGCTGCGCCATTGGCACGAGCAAGTCACAGCTCTCCCGGGCGCGCGAAAAGCTGCGACACGCGCTCGCCGCGTTCGCCCCACACGCGCCACTGCAGCTCGGCAAGGAGTCGGCATGA